A region of uncultured Carboxylicivirga sp. DNA encodes the following proteins:
- a CDS encoding glucosaminidase domain-containing protein yields the protein MSKISRKNGVVITLGILLLLIAGLFIWLRVETSPVISPFQEIYVDSPDSIVIQSDSLVEPIIYHGNPDLRKVRGEERKDLFVNLMLPSIMIAQKKVERERKKLERLAQKIEKGRIRAHDSLLVDSIVAYFKCKDIHQVINSLEQHPVSIILAQAAIESGWGTSRFFLEANNVFGIWSYNEYEERIAASETRDDNTIYLRKYNNLYGSVYDYLITVARAPAYKKLREVRLESDDPYELIQYLVNYSELRDEYVKILGAVIRQNDFTQYDHYKLVEIDEDDPLWQSL from the coding sequence ATGTCGAAGATATCCAGAAAGAATGGAGTTGTCATTACACTAGGTATTCTGTTGCTTCTTATCGCAGGTCTTTTTATTTGGCTGAGAGTTGAAACAAGTCCTGTTATATCTCCATTTCAAGAAATTTATGTTGATAGTCCTGATTCCATTGTAATTCAGTCTGACTCTTTGGTGGAACCTATCATTTATCATGGTAATCCCGATCTGAGAAAAGTCAGGGGTGAAGAGAGAAAAGATTTATTTGTGAATTTGATGCTTCCTTCGATAATGATAGCGCAGAAAAAGGTTGAGCGAGAAAGAAAGAAGCTTGAACGACTGGCTCAAAAGATTGAGAAAGGGAGAATCAGAGCCCATGATAGTCTGTTAGTTGATTCAATTGTAGCCTATTTTAAATGTAAAGATATTCATCAGGTAATTAATAGTTTAGAGCAACATCCTGTCAGTATTATATTAGCCCAGGCTGCTATTGAAAGTGGATGGGGTACATCCCGTTTTTTTCTTGAAGCCAACAATGTATTTGGCATTTGGTCATACAATGAATATGAAGAAAGAATTGCTGCTTCAGAAACAAGGGATGATAACACAATTTATCTTCGAAAGTACAATAATCTGTATGGATCAGTATACGACTATTTAATTACGGTTGCCCGGGCACCGGCATATAAAAAATTACGGGAAGTGCGATTGGAGTCTGATGATCCGTATGAATTAATACAGTATCTGGTGAATTATTCCGAGCTTCGTGATGAATATGTAAAGATCTTAGGTGCTGTAATCAGACAAAATGACTTTACACAATATGATCATTATAAATTAGTTGAAATAGATGAAGACGATCCACTCTGGCAAAGTTTATAA
- a CDS encoding polysaccharide deacetylase family protein, whose amino-acid sequence MKTIHSGKVYKWLGVIFFTSLFFIGSLQAWHLAISKVIQNNKWSVKALVYHRFGDDRYPSTNTSVEDFEAQIKWLRENGYISVKASEVYALNDKDVKKYVCITVDDGYKSFLQNGLPILKKYGMKSTIYVNTESVGWGDYLSWDELKSIQKEGVEIGNHSHSHAYFLNKDAEERSIYFESDLDLAEKLFKKNLGSIPKSYAYPFGEFDEGMMSVLKNNGYRLSFAQNSGVWCETNDPYAIPRFPMSGKISIDKFISKVKMEPFRVLTEKKSPFIEGHGKSINVSFNYNQSNYVGGINCFKNGINYNDVQTYEDIYMVKLNLSDKKRRTLVTLTIKDKEGNWCWYSHLFIIPQIVE is encoded by the coding sequence ATGAAGACGATCCACTCTGGCAAAGTTTATAAATGGTTAGGTGTAATATTTTTTACCAGCCTTTTTTTTATTGGATCTCTTCAGGCCTGGCATTTAGCAATCTCAAAAGTTATCCAAAACAATAAATGGTCTGTTAAAGCATTGGTTTATCATCGATTCGGAGATGACAGATATCCATCTACGAATACATCTGTAGAAGATTTTGAAGCTCAGATAAAATGGCTGAGAGAGAATGGTTATATTTCAGTGAAGGCATCTGAGGTTTATGCTTTAAATGATAAGGATGTAAAGAAGTATGTTTGTATTACTGTTGATGACGGGTATAAGTCTTTTCTGCAAAATGGACTGCCAATTCTGAAGAAATATGGCATGAAATCTACTATTTATGTCAATACAGAAAGCGTAGGTTGGGGTGATTATCTTTCATGGGATGAATTAAAATCAATTCAAAAAGAGGGTGTGGAAATTGGAAATCATTCGCATTCGCATGCCTACTTTTTAAATAAAGATGCAGAAGAAAGAAGTATTTATTTTGAATCAGATCTGGATCTGGCTGAGAAACTATTTAAAAAAAATTTAGGAAGTATTCCTAAGTCGTATGCTTATCCTTTTGGTGAATTTGATGAAGGTATGATGAGTGTACTTAAAAACAATGGTTATCGCTTATCCTTTGCTCAAAATTCAGGTGTTTGGTGCGAAACTAATGACCCGTATGCCATTCCAAGGTTTCCAATGTCAGGAAAGATTTCGATTGACAAATTTATTTCCAAAGTTAAGATGGAACCTTTCAGGGTTTTAACTGAAAAAAAATCTCCATTTATAGAAGGTCACGGTAAGAGTATCAACGTTTCATTTAACTATAATCAGAGTAATTATGTTGGCGGTATAAATTGTTTCAAAAATGGCATAAATTATAATGATGTTCAAACATATGAAGATATTTATATGGTTAAATTAAATCTGTCGGATAAAAAGAGACGAACCTTGGTTACATTAACAATAAAAGACAAAGAGGGTAATTGGTGTTGGTATAGTCACTTATTTATTATACCTCAAATAGTAGAATGA